Proteins encoded in a region of the Vicia villosa cultivar HV-30 ecotype Madison, WI linkage group LG5, Vvil1.0, whole genome shotgun sequence genome:
- the LOC131605011 gene encoding uncharacterized protein LOC131605011 — protein sequence MNKALLLNWKWRILKEDKAIWSKFLLLRYLNPKLKVLASCEEVLNREDSSWWKDVILNDFKEESSDEGFSDWVNCKFKKGNNTLFWHSCWLGDQTLSTSFPYLFDLSTNKLCANIDAIVGIERMLPPGSFGGDSAGASQLRDLNVLLNGIEPDNSDFDDFHWNLTSNGCFLVSSVSTAVSNAKDSAWITSTIKLSDVVWKGYADEC from the exons ATGAACAAAGCTCTTCTTCTAAattggaagtggagaattttgaaggAGGACAAAGCAATTTGGAGTAAATTTCTCCTCTTGAGATATCTCAATCCAAAACTCAAAGTGTTAGCCTCTTGTGAGGAAGTTCTAAACCGGGAGGATTCTTCTTGGTGGAAGGATGTTATTCTTAACGATTTCAAAGAGGAGAGTTCCGATGAGGGATTCTCCGATTGGGTCAATTGCAAGTTCAAGAAAGGCAATAACActcttttttggcatagttgttggttgggAGATCAAACTCTTAGTACCTCTTTCCCGTACTTGTTCGATCTTTCAACCAATAAGCTTTGTGCG AACATTGATGCTATCGTTGGTATTGAGCGAATGCTTCCTCCGGGTTCTTTTGGGGGAGACTCGGCCGGGGCCTCTCAATTGAGGGACTTAAATGTTTTATTAAACGGAATTGAGCCGGACAACTCCGATTTTGATGACTTCCATTGGAATCTAACCTCTAACGGTTGTTTTTTGGTTTCTAGTGTCTCTACGGCGGTGTCTAATGCTAAGGATTCGGCTTGGATAACTTCCACAATCAAATTGTCGGATGTTGTTTGGAAG